Genomic DNA from Anabaena cylindrica PCC 7122:
TGACTTTTTGGGTTTCACTGTTCGACAATTTTTGGTAGGAAAATATCACAGTGGTAAAAGCTCAAACGGAAAATTACTTGGTTACAAAACTCTGATTACCCCAAGCAAAACAAAGCTAAAGGCACACACGCAGAAGATAGGTAAATTGATTGATAGGCATAAGTCAGTACCACAATCTGATTTAATCGCTCATCTGAATCCCGTCATCCGTGGATGGACAAACTACTACTCAGGTGTCGTTAGCAAACGCATATTTAACCAGGCTGATACAACATTATTCAGCCAGCTAAAAGCATGGGCAGAACATCGTCACCCTAATAAATCTTCCCGATGGAGTTGTCAAAAGTATTGGCAAACTGTAGGGTCTGATAATTGGGTATTTAAACCTCATAATCAGAAGATTCGCTTACTCAAGCACCGTGAAACTCCTATCGTGAGACACATACAGGTGCAAGGAAGCCGAAGCCCGTTTGATGGTGATTGGGTGTACTGGAGTTCGAGAATGGGTAAACACCCTGAAGCTTCAAAAAGAATGGCAACACTCTTGAAGATGCAGAAAGGAAAGTGTACTCATTGTGGACTGTTTTTCAATCATGGAGATTTGATGGAAATCGACCATAAAATCCCCCGTTCAAAAGGCGGTAAGGATAGTTACGACAACCTTCAATTACTTCATGGGCATTGCCATGATGCTAAAACAGCTTCCTCTGATAAAGTTGCTGTTACCGTTCCAGAGATAGATGAGGATTATCTCAACTGTAATCCCTTTTAACTCTGAATTCAGAGGTGTGCGTGACAAGCACTAAATCACTGAGGAGCCGTGTGAAGTTAACGTTTCATGCACGGTTTTGTAGCCGAGTCAGGAGGGTGACTTCCTGGCTTAGGCATCCAGCTAACAAGGAGCTGATTATGCCACCTTTGGGTGTACCACTTTGAGTATCGTAGACTCGACTCTACCTCCCGGCGGCTACCCCTATATGTAGCGACCTGCAATACTAATCGGTCAAACCTGCAATCAAGGGATTTTCAAACCAGGATTAAATGCAACTATAAATACACTTCAGCCAGAATTAATTGCAACTGAACCAGGATTAAATGCAACCAACCTGCAATCATCCGTTTCAACCAGGATTATTTGCAACTGACCGAAAGTCCTATTAAATCGTTGTTGAGCAGTTTACTCAAAAAACGCTCCAACTTATCAACAAAAGTATTTGAACTTCAGCCAGGATTAATTGCAACTGAGAGTAAAAGAAACGACCGTTTTTTTTACTCCCATTATTACCATCAAGCAGAACCAGAATCAAATTTAGTAAAGAAACTCGGTAATTAAATCAAAGGCAACATATACTGTGAGGTAACGAGTTTATTTACTTGTTGGGGTTCCAAGTATGTTGATAGGCTATGCCCGAATTTCAACAGATGACCAAAATCTGAACCTGCAAATGGATGCTTTACAGCTTGCTGGTTGCGAGAAAATTTACTCCGACCGCACAAGCGGTGCAAAAGCAGAACGACCTGGACTTTCCTTAGCATTGGAAGTAGCACGGACTGGTGATGTTCTGGTGGTATGGCGGCTAGACCGCTTAGGAAGATCGCTCAAAGATTTGATTGAAATGATGGAAACCTTAGATAAGCGAGGAATTGGGCTTTCTAGCTTGCAAGAATCCATCACCACCACGAATAACAGTGGTAGATTAATTTTCCATTTGTTTGGTGCATTGGCTGAATTTGAGCGTAACCTCATCCGTGAACGCACTACGGCTGGACTTGTAGCGGCACGAGGGCGTGGTCATAGAGGAGGTAGACCAAAAGCCCTAGATCCAACTAAACGTCAATTAGCAGTAAGACTTTATACCGAAAAACAATACACAATTATTGAAATATGTAATTTGATGGGAATTTCCAAACCAACGCTCTACAACTATATTGCAGAGATAAAAACTGAACATGGTACATAAGCAAATCTCTGTAGAGGCACTTATTAATTTACGCCACCGCCTCGACGGATTGCCTAGCCGTTGTCAAGAGCGGCGAATTCTCATCGAAGAGACAGCAGCATTATATGGAGTGTCAACAGATACACTATATCGCGCCTTGCGTAACTCATCACGCCCCAAATCCATAAATCGCTCAGATAGCGGGACCCCCAGAAAACTTTCACTCGCGGAAATGGAACGCTACTGCGAGGTCATCGCGGCCATGAAAATCCGCACTAGTAACAAGAAAGGGCGACATATCTCCACAGTCCGGGCAATTGAACTGTTGGAGGAGTTTGGGATGGAAACACCCGATGGTTTTGTCCAACCAGATAAAGGTGCGTTAACTAGAAGCACTGTCAATTATTACTTAAAAACATGGGGGTATGATCAAGAACGCATGACCAGGCAACCGCCTGCGGTGCGTTTTCAAGCAGAGTACAGCAACGAATGTTGGCATTTCGACCTCAGCCCATCTGATTTAAAACACGTAAAACAGCCATCATGGGTAGAACCGGGTAGAGGTAATCCATTACTGATGCTTTATAGTATTGTTGATGACCGTAGTGGTTTATGTTATCAAGAATACCACTGTGTTTATGGGGAGGATGTAGAAGCTGCATTACGTTTCTTATTTAATGCGATGACAGCGAAAACAACCGACGGCTTTGCCTTTCAGGGGATTCCAGAGATGATTTATACGGATAACGGACCCATTGCGAAAAGCCACGTATTCCAAAATGTGATGGATTGCCTGAGAATCAATCTTGTTACCCATATGCCTGCGGGTAAAGATGGTCGTCGGGTAACAGCCCGCTCCAAAGGCAAAGTAGAAAGACCTTTTCGGACAGTCAAAGAAGCCCATGAGACTCTGTATCACTTTCATGAACCGGAAAGCGACATTGAAGCTAACTTATGGTTGCGCCAATATTTGTTGCATTACAACGACAAACCACACCGCATAGAGCCGCATTCCCGGCTGGAAGATTGGTTGCGAAATATACCTAAGTCTGGCTTGCGTTCGATGTGTAGTTGGGAGCGATTCTGTACCTTTGCCCGTGAACCACAGCGCAGAAAAGTGGGAACGGATGCTAGGGTATCGGTAGAGGGTGTGGCTTATGAGGTAGAACCGGACTTAGCAGGAGAAACTGTCGTGCTATGGTGGGGCTTGTTTGACAACGAACTGTACGTAGAAAAAGAAGACCGTCGCTACGGACCATTTTACCCAGTTGACGGTCCTATCCCCTTACACCGCTACCGTAAATTTAAGAAAACTAAAACCGAAGAACGGGCAGATAAAATTGCCAATTTAGCTAAAAAGTTGGGTTTGCCACGAACTGCCTTGGACAAAAACACGGATTTACAATTTCTGGTGGATAAGTATAAGGAATTGGAGCCAACTGTTACACCTTTTAACGACCCTGACCCATACCAAGAATTTACTTATCCGACTGTATTGTTTGCTAAGAGGGCGATTTCTGAACAACTGGCCAAACCTTTGGCTAAATTGTCTCCCGAACAGTTGGCATTCATTGATGCCCTGCTGGCTGAGACTCTGAATAAAAAAGCGATTATTGAACGAGTGCGGCAATATTTCCGCTCAAATCAAGGAGAGGAACAAAATGCTCACTGAAGTCATGGAACACTTTCGATTGCTCAGAGAGTTCCGCAAGGCTGGCTACTACGAAACAGAACACCAAAAACAATTGTTTAAGGATATTAAAGTCGCAATCCATTCAGGAAAGCTGGTTGCCATCACGGGAATTATCGGGTGTGGCAAGACGACGACTTTACGACGTTTGTTTGAGGTTTTGGAGAAAGAAGGCAAGATTTTAGTCTCGAAATCGCTTTCTGTTGATAAAAACCGAGCGACGCTACCAACACTGATTGCTGCCTTATTTTACGATTTAGCAACAGATAAGGAAATTAAAATTCCTGCACTTGGGGAAAAACGAGAACGGGAACTGCGTGACTTGATTAGAAAAGGTAAAAAGCCTGTGGCGTTGTTTGTAGATGAGGCTCACGACTTACATTACAGTACGCTCACAGGACTCAAACGTTTAATTGAGGTAGTTGAAGACGGTGGTGGTACGCTCTCAGTTGTGTTAGCTGGTCATCCTAAGCTGAAAAATGATTTACGCCGTCCAACTATGGAAGAAATTGGCTATCGGGCAACTGTTTTTTCTTTGGAGGGTATTGTTGGTAGTCAAAAAGAATATATTGAATGGTTGGTATCTAAATGTACTACTGAAGATACTCAAATAAGTGAGATATTGGAGCCGGATGCTATTGAATTACTTGCCATGCGGTTGAGGACACCATTGCAAATTGAGCAACATTTGACACTAGCTTTCGAGGCTGCATACCTTTTTGGAGAGAAAACTGTTACCACAGCGATTATTGAGTCTATTTTATCTAAGCAAATTGACGATTTGGAACCCACCTTAACCCGGCATGGCTACGATGTAAGGGGCTTGGCGGAACAGTTCAATGCCAAACCGGCGGAAATTAAATTGCTGTTTCGCGGACAACTTGATCCAGCCCGCTCTCGTGAATTACACGAGCAAATGCTGGCGGCAGGACTGCCACTTTGAGCGGATTGAAACTGCGATAAAAATGTTAGTATTTATAGTTGCAATTAATCCTGGTTGAAACGGATGATTGCAGGTTGGTTGCATTTAATCCTGGTTCAGTTGCAATTAATTCTGGCTCAACCGTATTTATAGTTGCATTTAATCCTGGTTTGAAAATCCCTTGATTGCAGGTTTGACTGATTAGTATTGCAGGTCGCTACAAGTAGTACTTCTCAATATCTGGGAATGTATTTCGGTGATTCACCAGTAAAGTTTAAAAGTAGTAATCCTGATTTGGTGCATTTACTACTTAGCAGCTACAGGCCACCAAATGCCGCAGTAGCGATCGCTCGTAAACAATTCACTTTCCCACTAGAATTACTAAATTCAAAACCTGCTTATTTAAACTGGAGAGAGGATAAACCACAGCAATTTCACGAAACTCTATACTTTGGTAAAACTTACCAGTTAGGAACATTGGCAGAAGGAACAGGTGGGGATTGGTCAGGGTTTAAATTGCTGGTAGATAGTTCAGTTCGAGGTGTAGATTATTTCATACCCTCATTTATTGGCCACAACTCAGTTGCACAGTATCGAAATTTAGCCGTGTGCATGGGTAAAGGCAAGTTTAGTTTTATGCTTCCGAAATCTGCGTTAGTGGAGCATGACCGGGGGTGGATTTTCATTAAATTGGAGCGGACTAATTTAGCGATCGCTCTCATCAATGCTGAGGTGGGAGAACTCGCACCCACGGAAAAGTACTCTGATAGTCTTACTCTGGCAATTAAACCTACTGCTGATATAACGGGCTTTGCTATAGATGTGGGTGAGGGTAATTATCAAAGCTTCAAAACTTTAACAGTTGTCAATTCCAGATTAAAAGTTAAAGGGCAAAGTGCCGAGTATACCTCAATCATGAGGAATAGGGTAAAGCTTGAATATACTGGCGGAACTCCCAAGATATGGAGAAATGGGAAGCTACACGATTTCATGGTGCATCGTGACGTTTACCGTGCAGATGTTTCTAATTTAGGGAAAGCGCCAATTTACCAGGCTTATAAATCTGGAAAGTTAGAAGTAATCGTGAATGGCATCAAATCAAGTTTCAGCGTTCTTGACACTCAGAAATAATAACCCAAGTAGCGGGTAATAAAAGCTGGATAACGTTTACTACACAGGTGAAAGGCTGCGATATCGTGCTGGTGGACAACAGATAAAGCGGCATTTTTCTTCAACTTATCATTCGCCCCACGACAGAATCTGGCTTTTGGGCTTTTTCATAATCTCTGCTTATAATAGTAACTTTGTTTTACTCCTATACTTGTTTCTATACCCCACTCAAAGCACTCAAGGGCTGATACGAAACCAGGATGAAAATTCTGATAGTATGGCAACACCCAAACCAAATGAAGCTGTACCCCTACTAGACAAGGGGCGACTAGAGAAATTATCAAAGCACCCCAGATATTTCCAGTAATGCTTGGAAGAAAGCTTGGTTTAATTTTCCTTGGTACGATAAACGGAGAAAATAATCACTGCTACCCCCATTTCCTATAGTCTCGTAAATACCACGCTTAGAGCTTGGAGACCTAACTGCATCAGCAAGTTTTTGTAGAATTTTTTTGCGCTGTTCAGGTTTTGTTCTCTCGCTTTTACCAAGCAAAGAAAGGATTTGAGCGGAAGTATAGGCTACTTTTGCGCTATCGTCATAAAGCTTTCCAAAAAGTTGCTCAAGCATATCACCTTCTATCCGGCGTATACGTGTAAAAGTTTCTATTACTGCTAGCTCAACCTCATGTTCATCAAATAAAGCATCTTGTAGCACATTAACAGTACTTGTTGTTATTTTGTCCAGGTAACTAATTAATTTGATAGCAGCAACACGCCCAGGCACCGGATTATGCTTTTTCACCGTTTCTGCTAATAATGGCTCTAGATTATTTTCACGAGCTAAGTTAACGAATGTTGCTGGTGATAACTCAGCATAGACTGCCACATCAACTAAAAGTACAGTAAGTTTACAAAAATATCCTTCATTGCATACACTATTAGCTAAAGTTTGCGCTAACCAAGCAACTAGCAGTTGAAATATTTCTGGTTCATTATCAATAATAACTGCATATTTTTCTGATGCATTACTAAATAAGCTTCCGCCTGTACCCAATGGAAAGGTATTTGATAATGCAATTTTACCAAGTAGATTTTTGATATTGCCCACTTCTCCAACCAAAGCAGTAGCAGCAGAGATAGTGTATTCATCTAGTGCTTTTTCAGCAGCCTCTATAAGATTAATATCTGGATTTTCACGCTTTTGTTGCAGTGCTATTAATGCAGATTCAATAACAGGACAAGGAGTAATTTTTGCAGAAGTATGCTCATATATTTGCAAAGCGCGAATATCTTCCATTCCTTCAATGCTTAGATTTTTCAGCCAATAACTTGGATCTTCCGTATAATTTTGCTTATTCTCTGGTAAGAGTAGCCAACACAGTGAGTGCATCATTGCTTTGCGAACCCGGTTATTTCCAGTTTCAAAAGCACTAAGGAATGCTTTCCAGCCCTCTGATGTTAGTTCTGCAATTCCCTTCAAATTTTCTTCTGCTCCATTTACACCATCGGCATTGGTATTAACTATTTCTGCCCATTGCTCAATCAAATTTGGATCGTCATGTATAATGTCATATTGTGTTAATATCGCCACATGAACAATATATGGTAATTCTTCTTTATAATCATTTATTGCCTGTCCAAGGGCATTCATGATTTCCTCACCAAGTTCTGAAGCCCGAAAGACTCGCTGTTCTCTTTTGACACCGATAATTCCGCCACATAGCACTAGTGTGGCACGTATGCGGGATCTATCTACTCTACTTTTAACTAGTTTTAGTAAACCCTGTATGGTTCGTGGAGTCAAGCGTCTACCTTTTTCAGACAAAAGTAATGCTGCATGGTTAACAATAAATTCATCCCAATGTTCTAACCAGCTTTCTATTACTGGAATCGCATCTGGTGTGGGGTCTTGCAGTAATGGTAAGAACTTATGAACAATCTCGTCATTTCCAATATTGAGTAATTGATCTAAAGTTGTTGCAGCAATGCGCGTTAATGTCAATCCCTTTTCTATACCTGCTTCGTATAGTTTTTCAACTTTCGCTGTATCAGGAAAATTAGCTAGTGCTAACCACAAACCATCAACAGTAGAAATATTTTCAAAGTGGGTAAGTACATCATTCACAATTGTCCCCAACACAACAGGAGTCCACAAATCTATATCTCCTTCAGTTGCTTTTTGTAACTGGTCGTGAATCTGTAAAAGTTGTGGACTGC
This window encodes:
- a CDS encoding group II intron reverse transcriptase, with the protein product MRAWLKAGVIDFSEYALREKSDNITSMGVPQGGTISPLLANIALHGMENRIKQVALTLPGCKSENLKAISLIRFADDFVILHKDLAVIQRCQQIIAEWLSELGLELKPSKTHISHTLNMYEGNVGFDFLGFTVRQFLVGKYHSGKSSNGKLLGYKTLITPSKTKLKAHTQKIGKLIDRHKSVPQSDLIAHLNPVIRGWTNYYSGVVSKRIFNQADTTLFSQLKAWAEHRHPNKSSRWSCQKYWQTVGSDNWVFKPHNQKIRLLKHRETPIVRHIQVQGSRSPFDGDWVYWSSRMGKHPEASKRMATLLKMQKGKCTHCGLFFNHGDLMEIDHKIPRSKGGKDSYDNLQLLHGHCHDAKTASSDKVAVTVPEIDEDYLNCNPF
- a CDS encoding IS481 family transposase, which gives rise to MVHKQISVEALINLRHRLDGLPSRCQERRILIEETAALYGVSTDTLYRALRNSSRPKSINRSDSGTPRKLSLAEMERYCEVIAAMKIRTSNKKGRHISTVRAIELLEEFGMETPDGFVQPDKGALTRSTVNYYLKTWGYDQERMTRQPPAVRFQAEYSNECWHFDLSPSDLKHVKQPSWVEPGRGNPLLMLYSIVDDRSGLCYQEYHCVYGEDVEAALRFLFNAMTAKTTDGFAFQGIPEMIYTDNGPIAKSHVFQNVMDCLRINLVTHMPAGKDGRRVTARSKGKVERPFRTVKEAHETLYHFHEPESDIEANLWLRQYLLHYNDKPHRIEPHSRLEDWLRNIPKSGLRSMCSWERFCTFAREPQRRKVGTDARVSVEGVAYEVEPDLAGETVVLWWGLFDNELYVEKEDRRYGPFYPVDGPIPLHRYRKFKKTKTEERADKIANLAKKLGLPRTALDKNTDLQFLVDKYKELEPTVTPFNDPDPYQEFTYPTVLFAKRAISEQLAKPLAKLSPEQLAFIDALLAETLNKKAIIERVRQYFRSNQGEEQNAH
- a CDS encoding recombinase family protein, which codes for MLIGYARISTDDQNLNLQMDALQLAGCEKIYSDRTSGAKAERPGLSLALEVARTGDVLVVWRLDRLGRSLKDLIEMMETLDKRGIGLSSLQESITTTNNSGRLIFHLFGALAEFERNLIRERTTAGLVAARGRGHRGGRPKALDPTKRQLAVRLYTEKQYTIIEICNLMGISKPTLYNYIAEIKTEHGT
- a CDS encoding ExeA family protein — its product is MLTEVMEHFRLLREFRKAGYYETEHQKQLFKDIKVAIHSGKLVAITGIIGCGKTTTLRRLFEVLEKEGKILVSKSLSVDKNRATLPTLIAALFYDLATDKEIKIPALGEKRERELRDLIRKGKKPVALFVDEAHDLHYSTLTGLKRLIEVVEDGGGTLSVVLAGHPKLKNDLRRPTMEEIGYRATVFSLEGIVGSQKEYIEWLVSKCTTEDTQISEILEPDAIELLAMRLRTPLQIEQHLTLAFEAAYLFGEKTVTTAIIESILSKQIDDLEPTLTRHGYDVRGLAEQFNAKPAEIKLLFRGQLDPARSRELHEQMLAAGLPL